Proteins encoded within one genomic window of Dyadobacter chenhuakuii:
- a CDS encoding MutS-related protein, with product METSSTTQKSSKAFFETEKNKAAIAEAAALQNFNQLAIARLLVFFAMIFFLWLWSNQNQPVWGLVAFGLLVIFLISMRRQQAARRLRDFQRNLVTINTDELNRLSFRFSRADSGVQFQEKEHAFGSDLDIFGEYSLYKLLNRTRTAEGSQRFANWLKNHADVKEIRLRQEAAAEFSNHPEMIQVLEATALLHEHAAQQLGDFRKWSTEFMDKDMARLLNFRWFSVITVIVAVLFLFSILPAWPLLLCIAVNAVLIARFKAYVDAVTNRTTELGKTLVSYGEILEVAQSFPYQAQWWLTRKDRIAGSGQSLKQVGALFEKLDYRNNIFFSLFVGIPTLWDLFCIAGLENWKRDNHDKLADWLEVLADAEAMNSLAGHAFANPTYITPEIVESPEFQIDTKEMGHPLIPLERRISNDFSVSGTGHTILVTGSNMSGKSTFLRTIGLNFVLAQMGAVVSAKTFKCAPVRVFSSMRTQDSLEESTSSFYAELKRLKKLLELSDQNNVAPVFYLLDEILKGTNSSDRHRGAEALIRQLHMKKASGLVSTHDLELGEWGATESYVHNFHFRSDVENGELLFDYKLHDGICKSFNASELMRMMGIQIEK from the coding sequence ATGGAAACAAGCAGCACAACCCAGAAATCCTCCAAAGCATTTTTTGAAACAGAAAAAAACAAAGCAGCTATTGCCGAGGCAGCCGCATTGCAGAACTTTAATCAGCTAGCCATTGCCAGGTTACTCGTGTTTTTTGCCATGATCTTCTTCCTATGGCTGTGGAGTAACCAAAATCAGCCTGTCTGGGGATTAGTAGCATTCGGATTGCTCGTGATTTTCTTGATTTCGATGCGCCGCCAGCAAGCTGCGCGGAGATTACGCGATTTTCAGCGCAACCTCGTTACGATCAACACCGACGAGCTTAACCGGCTTTCATTCCGTTTCAGCAGAGCAGATTCCGGCGTGCAGTTTCAGGAAAAAGAACATGCATTTGGAAGTGATCTGGACATTTTTGGAGAATATTCATTGTATAAGCTCCTTAACAGGACGCGGACCGCGGAAGGCAGCCAGCGTTTCGCAAACTGGCTCAAAAACCATGCGGATGTCAAGGAGATCAGGCTTCGGCAGGAAGCTGCGGCGGAATTCAGCAACCATCCCGAAATGATCCAGGTGCTGGAAGCAACTGCCTTACTGCATGAACATGCCGCACAGCAACTCGGCGATTTCAGAAAATGGTCGACGGAATTTATGGACAAAGACATGGCACGCCTGCTGAATTTCCGCTGGTTCAGTGTCATTACCGTGATTGTTGCCGTTCTGTTTTTATTTTCGATCCTGCCTGCGTGGCCATTATTGTTATGCATTGCCGTGAATGCCGTATTAATTGCGCGGTTCAAAGCATATGTTGATGCTGTCACAAATCGCACCACTGAGCTGGGGAAAACACTGGTTTCTTATGGAGAAATCCTCGAAGTCGCCCAATCGTTTCCCTACCAGGCACAGTGGTGGCTTACCCGCAAAGACCGCATTGCAGGTTCAGGGCAATCATTGAAACAAGTCGGAGCACTCTTCGAAAAACTGGATTACCGCAACAATATATTTTTCTCACTATTTGTGGGGATTCCAACGCTTTGGGACCTCTTTTGCATTGCAGGACTTGAAAATTGGAAACGGGACAATCACGACAAATTAGCCGACTGGCTGGAAGTCCTGGCCGACGCCGAAGCAATGAACAGTTTGGCTGGTCACGCATTTGCCAATCCCACGTACATTACTCCCGAAATTGTCGAATCTCCTGAATTCCAGATTGATACCAAGGAAATGGGCCATCCGCTCATTCCGCTGGAACGCCGGATCAGCAATGATTTTAGTGTATCGGGAACAGGGCATACGATCCTGGTAACAGGCTCGAATATGTCGGGCAAAAGTACGTTTCTCCGTACGATCGGGTTAAATTTCGTATTGGCTCAAATGGGCGCAGTAGTAAGTGCAAAAACATTCAAATGCGCACCTGTACGCGTTTTCAGCAGCATGCGCACGCAAGATTCACTCGAAGAAAGCACTTCATCTTTTTATGCTGAACTAAAAAGGCTGAAAAAGCTGCTGGAACTGTCCGACCAGAACAATGTTGCCCCGGTATTTTATTTACTGGACGAAATCCTGAAAGGCACCAACTCTTCCGACCGCCACCGCGGAGCCGAAGCGTTGATCAGACAGTTGCATATGAAAAAAGCTTCCGGGCTGGTTTCGACCCACGATCTTGAACTTGGGGAATGGGGCGCTACGGAAAGTTACGTTCACAATTTCCATTTCAGGTCCGATGTCGAAAACGGTGAATTACTATTCGACTACAAGCTGCACGATGGAATTTGTAAGAGCTTCAATGCTTCGGAATTGATGCGAATGATGGGTATTCAGATAGAAAAATAA
- the rseP gene encoding RIP metalloprotease RseP, translated as MEVLIMAGQLILGLSILVGLHEWGHMFAAKMFGMRVEKYFIGFPPKIFSFKKGETEYGIGAIPLGGFVKISGMIDESMDTETMNKEPQPYEFRSKPAWQRLIVMLGGIIVNVIVGIFIFIVIAYNNGDKYLSSTEVNKYGIVAGDLAKEIGLQTGDKIVKVNGKPFTSFDELGSSEVLLGSNSSYTVNRAGKEVEIDIPNDFIEKLSDPEEKRSFIRPLEPFKIGEVVPASPAQKAGLLTGDKVISINGQPIQFFHELQGQLQNLKGKKAELLVQRGAESKTLNATVDEDGTLGFYPESLLNYTAVKYTLAQAISVGTNDAFAVVYNNIKGFGKIFRGEVSASKALSGPIGIARMFGGVWDWSRFWYLTGLLSMVLAFMNALPIPALDGGHAVILSYEIISGRKPSDRFLENAQKVGMVLLLGLMAFAIFNDVWKAVF; from the coding sequence ATGGAAGTATTAATAATGGCAGGGCAGCTCATTCTGGGCTTATCAATTTTGGTAGGGCTGCATGAATGGGGGCATATGTTTGCTGCGAAAATGTTTGGAATGCGAGTTGAAAAATACTTCATTGGTTTTCCTCCGAAGATATTCAGCTTTAAAAAAGGAGAAACAGAATATGGCATTGGCGCAATCCCGTTGGGAGGTTTCGTCAAAATATCGGGAATGATCGACGAGTCCATGGATACTGAGACGATGAACAAGGAGCCTCAGCCCTATGAATTCCGTTCGAAACCAGCCTGGCAGCGTTTGATCGTCATGCTTGGCGGAATTATCGTCAATGTAATCGTCGGGATTTTCATATTCATCGTCATTGCGTATAATAATGGGGATAAATATCTTTCCAGCACCGAGGTCAATAAATACGGCATTGTAGCCGGCGACCTGGCCAAGGAAATCGGCCTGCAAACGGGCGACAAAATTGTAAAGGTGAATGGTAAGCCGTTCACTAGTTTTGATGAACTGGGAAGTTCGGAAGTGCTGCTCGGAAGCAATAGTTCTTACACTGTGAACCGTGCCGGAAAAGAGGTTGAGATCGACATTCCAAATGACTTTATCGAAAAACTATCCGATCCGGAAGAAAAAAGAAGCTTTATCCGTCCATTGGAACCATTCAAGATCGGTGAAGTTGTACCGGCGTCTCCTGCACAAAAAGCAGGTCTGCTAACGGGTGATAAGGTCATTTCTATCAATGGTCAGCCTATCCAGTTCTTCCATGAGCTGCAAGGCCAGCTGCAAAATCTGAAAGGCAAAAAAGCTGAACTGCTCGTTCAACGCGGTGCGGAAAGCAAAACGCTTAATGCTACTGTGGACGAAGACGGAACGCTAGGTTTCTATCCCGAAAGTCTGTTGAACTACACGGCTGTAAAATATACATTGGCACAAGCCATTTCGGTGGGCACAAATGATGCTTTTGCCGTCGTTTATAACAACATTAAAGGTTTTGGTAAAATATTCAGAGGTGAAGTTTCAGCTTCCAAAGCACTCAGCGGACCGATCGGCATTGCCCGTATGTTCGGGGGCGTTTGGGATTGGAGCCGCTTCTGGTATTTAACCGGTTTGCTTTCAATGGTGCTTGCGTTCATGAATGCATTACCTATTCCGGCATTGGATGGCGGCCACGCGGTGATACTATCTTACGAGATCATTTCGGGACGTAAACCATCCGATCGCTTTTTGGAAAATGCACAGAAAGTCGGCATGGTGCTTTTACTTGGCCTGATGGCTTTTGCAATATTCAATGATGTCTGGAAAGCAGTATTTTAA
- a CDS encoding DUF6702 family protein, translating to MSGKQYFKIFLVENKERTKRLIRFPFLIFFVLTLSSSVHDYHVSVTQMQYNPALRTFEVSIRMFTDDLERALSQPGLTQGNDKQRVVIKNNDKNDPLVERYVLKSFVLMDSQKKPVAAKYVGKEQEEDATWVYLEIPFNGPLNGFKLQNSTLMEVFDDQVNMTNIKSASEKRTFLFKKGQSVHIL from the coding sequence ATGTCTGGAAAGCAGTATTTTAAAATATTTTTGGTTGAAAATAAGGAAAGGACAAAGCGCTTAATCCGCTTTCCTTTCCTTATTTTTTTCGTTTTGACCCTGTCGTCGTCAGTGCATGATTATCATGTTAGCGTCACACAGATGCAGTATAACCCTGCGCTCAGAACATTCGAAGTGAGTATACGTATGTTCACGGACGATCTTGAACGTGCGCTGTCACAGCCAGGGCTGACCCAGGGAAATGATAAGCAGCGCGTTGTGATAAAGAACAATGACAAAAATGATCCCTTGGTCGAGCGATATGTTTTGAAATCGTTTGTACTGATGGACAGTCAGAAAAAACCGGTTGCTGCAAAGTATGTGGGGAAGGAACAGGAGGAGGATGCAACATGGGTTTATCTCGAAATTCCATTCAATGGTCCTCTGAATGGCTTCAAGCTACAAAACAGCACGCTGATGGAGGTTTTTGATGATCAGGTCAATATGACGAACATTAAAAGCGCTTCCGAAAAACGCACATTCTTGTTTAAAAAGGGACAATCTGTACACATTCTTTAA
- the lon gene encoding endopeptidase La, whose product MKFEPSDLYSRLLMSDSDMDSLEIVPLGGPDGSDEPFELPEELAILPIRQTVLFPGMVIPVTVVRQKAIRLVKKIYRNSDINQRILGAVTQAIPNKEDPTAEDLYNVGTVAQILKMITLPDGNVTIIVQGRQRFEIKTILHEEPYLTAQVKAIDDSFVGPTKKESKALLQSLRDGAHKIMRLNPEIPQEARIALDNIESPIFLIHFLSSNINVEVADKQKLLEERNGHKQATLLLQYMMREIEMLELKREIQTKASSDIDQQQRDYFLRQQIKVLHDELGMDSLERDLDEIRLKASQKKWSDAVRLHFEKELAKLQRINPMAPEYPVTMNYLEMLVDLPWGQYTKDNFDLVRAQKVLDADHFGLEKVKERIIEYLAVLKLKGNLKAPILCLYGPPGVGKTSLGRSIAKALNREYIRMALGGVHDEAEIRGHRKTYIGAMPGKIIQNIKKAGYANPVFILDEIDKVSSDYRGDPSSALLEVLDPEQNSSFTDNYLEVEYDLSKVLFVATANALDTIHPALRDRMEIIEMTGYTIEEKLQIAKRYLVPKQRKDHGLKSTDIKIDDVALTKIIEGYTRESGVRNLEQKIGSVVRKIAKSVAMEQEYPKTIKAEQIEKYLGAEIFDKDLYQDNDFAGVVTGLAWTSVGGEILFIETSLSRGKGNLTLSGQLGDVMKESAVAALSYLKANADRLGIDYRIFNHYDLHVHVPAGAVPKDGPSAGVTMVTSMASIFTQRRVKPFIAMTGEITLRGKVLPVGGVKEKILAARRAGVKEIILCVKNRKDVEEVPANYIKDLSFHYVDQIDEVLEYALLPEKVKNATNFIFPEEKKEKEESGYATLDV is encoded by the coding sequence ATGAAATTTGAACCTTCTGACTTATATAGTCGGCTGCTAATGTCCGATTCGGATATGGATAGCCTTGAAATTGTTCCTCTTGGTGGCCCTGATGGCTCCGATGAGCCTTTTGAACTCCCCGAAGAACTTGCGATACTGCCGATCAGGCAAACAGTACTTTTCCCAGGAATGGTTATTCCCGTGACCGTAGTGCGCCAGAAGGCCATTCGTTTAGTCAAAAAAATATACAGGAATTCGGATATAAATCAACGCATACTCGGAGCAGTAACCCAGGCCATTCCCAACAAGGAAGACCCTACTGCTGAGGACCTTTACAATGTCGGAACAGTTGCACAGATCCTGAAAATGATCACGTTACCAGATGGAAATGTGACCATTATCGTGCAGGGAAGACAACGTTTTGAGATTAAAACCATTCTGCACGAAGAACCATATCTGACTGCCCAGGTTAAGGCGATTGATGATTCATTTGTTGGCCCGACCAAGAAGGAATCCAAAGCACTTTTGCAATCCCTGCGTGATGGCGCGCATAAGATCATGCGCCTGAACCCTGAAATCCCTCAGGAGGCCAGGATCGCGCTGGATAACATTGAAAGCCCTATTTTCCTGATCCATTTTCTTTCCTCCAACATTAATGTAGAGGTTGCGGATAAGCAAAAGCTGCTTGAAGAGAGAAATGGACACAAGCAGGCCACATTGCTGCTTCAGTATATGATGCGGGAAATAGAAATGCTGGAATTGAAACGGGAAATCCAAACCAAAGCCAGCTCCGACATTGACCAGCAGCAACGCGATTATTTCCTAAGACAACAAATAAAAGTCCTGCACGACGAGCTTGGCATGGACAGTCTGGAGCGCGATCTGGACGAGATCCGTTTGAAAGCAAGCCAGAAAAAATGGTCGGACGCGGTGCGCCTGCATTTTGAAAAAGAACTGGCGAAGCTGCAACGCATTAACCCAATGGCTCCCGAATATCCGGTGACGATGAATTACCTGGAAATGCTGGTTGACCTGCCGTGGGGACAATATACCAAAGACAATTTCGACCTGGTCCGTGCGCAGAAAGTGCTGGACGCAGACCATTTTGGTTTGGAGAAAGTAAAAGAGCGGATCATTGAATATCTGGCGGTTTTGAAGCTGAAAGGCAATCTGAAAGCGCCTATTCTTTGTTTATACGGCCCTCCGGGAGTTGGTAAAACTTCCCTGGGAAGATCCATTGCAAAAGCATTAAACCGTGAATACATCAGAATGGCGCTGGGCGGCGTGCATGATGAGGCGGAAATCCGTGGCCACAGAAAGACATATATCGGCGCAATGCCGGGAAAAATCATTCAGAACATTAAAAAAGCAGGTTATGCCAATCCTGTGTTCATCCTGGATGAGATTGATAAAGTAAGCTCCGATTATCGCGGCGATCCTTCTTCCGCATTATTGGAAGTGCTCGACCCGGAACAAAACTCTTCATTTACAGACAATTACCTGGAAGTTGAATACGATCTTTCCAAGGTTCTGTTCGTAGCCACCGCCAATGCACTGGACACCATCCACCCTGCCCTGCGCGACCGGATGGAGATCATTGAAATGACGGGTTATACGATCGAAGAGAAATTGCAGATCGCTAAACGTTACCTCGTTCCCAAACAACGCAAAGATCACGGCTTGAAATCGACAGATATCAAGATCGACGATGTTGCATTGACTAAAATTATAGAAGGTTATACCAGAGAATCCGGTGTCCGGAACCTGGAACAGAAAATAGGATCGGTTGTCCGTAAAATCGCTAAATCGGTTGCGATGGAGCAGGAATATCCTAAAACCATTAAGGCTGAGCAGATTGAAAAATACCTTGGCGCAGAGATTTTTGACAAGGATCTGTATCAGGATAATGATTTCGCAGGCGTAGTAACAGGCCTGGCCTGGACTTCTGTCGGTGGTGAAATTCTATTCATTGAAACCAGCCTGAGCCGCGGAAAAGGAAACCTTACATTGTCTGGCCAGCTGGGTGATGTGATGAAAGAATCGGCGGTGGCCGCATTATCTTATCTGAAAGCCAATGCAGACCGGTTAGGCATCGATTACAGGATCTTTAACCATTATGACCTTCACGTACACGTGCCTGCGGGTGCCGTGCCCAAGGACGGGCCTTCTGCGGGTGTGACCATGGTAACTTCTATGGCTTCAATCTTTACGCAGCGCCGGGTGAAACCGTTCATCGCGATGACGGGCGAGATCACATTAAGGGGAAAAGTATTGCCTGTGGGCGGTGTGAAGGAAAAAATCCTTGCTGCGCGCCGTGCAGGTGTGAAGGAAATTATTCTTTGTGTAAAAAACCGCAAGGATGTGGAGGAGGTGCCAGCGAATTATATCAAAGATCTGTCGTTCCATTATGTGGATCAGATTGATGAGGTGCTGGAATATGCATTGCTGCCTGAGAAGGTAAAAAATGCCACCAATTTTATTTTCCCGGAAGAGAAGAAAGAAAAAGAAGAAAGCGGATACGCGACTCTGGACGTTTAA